Proteins encoded by one window of Rutidosis leptorrhynchoides isolate AG116_Rl617_1_P2 chromosome 7, CSIRO_AGI_Rlap_v1, whole genome shotgun sequence:
- the LOC139859058 gene encoding uncharacterized protein — translation MNEILSNINADIGHSSDRVRMNTEGDRLSSLSDDLIIKILSYNNDTKQAIRTSILSSRWKNIWNSIPHFDLSSDDFTSRPHEFTRYLSSRNSEIELSSVKLSVGEYRHAFVKTVVDYAFSHNVQKMTIIWSDEMCLKIPSSLFTSQPLKDLTLIGSASNFRKPRITSSLDLPALTTLHLENVILNNENSGGLFSKCLNLKNLTLSNCDISDHNPFISHSEFSNLSNCNNEIELTSLKLSVGRYRQAFVKTVVDYAFSRSVQKMTIIWSDETRLRIPSSLFTSQSLKDLTLIGSASNFRQPRITSSLDLPVLTTLHLENVILNNEIPGGVFSKCLNLKNLTLSNCDISDHNPFISHSEFSNLSNCNTEIELTSLKLSVGRYRQAFVKTVVDYAFSRNVQKMTIIWLDNTRIEIPTFLFMSHTLKDLTFIGSVGYLSQPEIKSSLDLPLLTTLYLKNVRLSNENRDECGGVFFKCLNLKNLTLFKCNIGDPNNLISPSEFSKLTLEKGLYSFANVVVPHLKNLTLVDCQGSLFIYAPELSSLMYEVPFYANFFANGLSCLEKVDFYMCPYEEDGHAVIKILQQFHNVKYLTLGLEILELASIVHVVSDLPSPFAKLASLKIYPRRKKGKKKVKIPTQVKNFLLGSSPNVTVSIYSREEVEALKNATSAQRIMPKLQGFVQ, via the exons atgaatgaaattttgtctaataTAAATGCTGATATCGGCCATT CTTCTGATAGAGTGAGAATGAATACAGAAGGTGATAGACTAAGTAGCTTGTCAGACGATCTCATCATCAAAATTCTCTCTTATAACAACGACACCAAACAAGCAATCAGAACTAGTATTCTGTCATCTAGATGGAAGAATATTTGGAATTCTATCCCACATTTTGATTTATCCAGTGACGATTTTACATCAAGACCTCATGAGTTCACTCGTTATCTCTCTTCCCGCAATAGTGAAATAGAATTGTCGTCGGTTAAACTTAGTGTTGGAGAATATAGACACGCCTTTGTCAAAACTGTTGTCGACTATGCTTTTTCCCACAATGTCCAAAAGATGACTATTATATGGTCGGATGAAATGTGTCTCAAAATTCCTAGTTCTCTTTTTACGTCTCAGCCTCTCAAAGATCTCACTTTGATTGGATCCGCTAGCAATTTTAGAAAACCTAGAATTACATCATCATTGGACCTACCAGCGTTAACAACGTTGCACCTTGAAAATGTCATTCTTAATAACGAAAATTCTGGTGGTCTTTTCTCTAAGTGCCTAAACTTGAAGAATCTTACCTTATCTAACTGTGACATTAGCGATCATAATCCTTTCATTTCCCATTCTGAATTTTCTAATCTCTCGAACTGCAATAATGAAATAGAATTGACGTCGCTTAAACTTAGTGTTGGAAGATATAGACAAGCGTTTGTTAAAACTGTTGTCGACTATGCGTTTTCCCGCAGTGTCCAAAAAATGACCATTATATGGTCGGATGAAACGCGTCTCAGAATACCTAGTTCTCTTTTTACGTCTCAGTCTCTCAAAGATCTCACTTTGATAGGATCTGCTAGCAATTTTAGACAACCTAGAATCACATCATCGTTGGACCTACCAGTGTTAACAACGCTACATCTTGAAAATGTCATTCTTAATAACGAAATTCCTGGTGGTGTTTTCTCTAAGTGTCTAAACTTAAAGAATCTTACCTTATCTAACTGTGACATAAGCGATCATAATCCTTTCATTTCCCATTCTGAATTTTCTAATCTCTCGAACTGCAATACTGAAATAGAATTGACGTCGCTTAAACTTAGTGTTGGAAGATATAGACAAGCGTTTGTTAAAACTGTTGTCGACTATGCGTTTTCCCGCAATGTCCAAAAAATGACTATTATATGGTTGGACAACACGCGTATAGAAATACCTACTTTTCTTTTTATGTCCCACACTCTCAAAGATCTTACTTTTATAGGATCCGTTGGATATCTTAGTCAACCTGAAATCAAATCATCTTTGGACCTACCGTTGTTAACAACTTTGTATCTTAAAAATGTCAGACTTAGTAACGAAAATCGTGACGAGTGTGGTGGTGTTTTCTTTAAGTGCCTAAACTTGAAGAATCTTACCTTATTTAAGTGCAACATAGGTGATCCTAATAATTTAATTTCCCCTTCTGAATTTTCTAAGCTCACACTTGAGAAAGGATTGTATTCTTTTGCTAATGTGGTTGTACCTCACCTAAAGAATCTCACTCTTGTAGACTGCCAAGGTTCTCTTTTTATATATGCACCCGAATTGTCTTCATTGATGTATGAAGTTCCATTTTATGCAAACTTTTTTGCAAATGGTTTGTCTTGTTTGGAGAAAGTAGATTTCTATATGTGTCCATATGAGGAAGATGGTCATGCAGTTATTAAGATTCTTCAACAATTCCACAATGTCAAATATCTTACGCTTGGATTGGAAATATTAGAG CTTGCATCGATTGTGCATGTAGTCTCAGATCTACCTTCTCCATTTGCTAAGTTAGCGAGTCTCAAGATTTATCCACGGAGGAAGAAAGGAAAAAAGAAAGTAAAGATCCCAACACAAGTCAAAAACTTTCTTCTAGGTAGTTCTCCAAATGTCACCGTCTCCATATACTCACGCGAG GAGGTGGAAGCATTGAAGAATGCCACATCAGCACAACGAATAATGCCCAAGTTGCAGGGGTTTGTTCAATAA